A window of the bacterium genome harbors these coding sequences:
- a CDS encoding DHA2 family efflux MFS transporter permease subunit yields the protein MAAVATAAGGDRLAHPGKWVVAASVLSGSMMASIDTSVVTVSLAHIQSAYGVTTHEVAWITTSYLITLVITMPLTAWVSSILGRKRMFLAAISIFTGASLMCGLSRTLGALITFRVLQGLGGGALQPTAQAIMRETFPVEEQGQAMAFYGMIVLLGPAVGPTLGGWITETLSWPWIFFVNIPVGIAGLLLGTQFIVDPPYMRGRGLRKLDGVGIGLMAIGLAAMQIVLEQGEQNGWFQSGFIVALSAVAVVALTAFILWELRVPEPAVNLRILRNVSFAAGTFIGGIVSLTRFGSLILLPLFLQNVLGYSPTRSGLTVMPRALTMVLAMPILGALYNSVGVYVMLTIGIVLSAVSCFEMAFFNLGSGSAQLLLPQFIQGLGSAFVFVSLTTTSLSTIPRAQMQSATGMNSLLRQLGSSFGTAIAITLVDHRTTTASVNLVRYASISNPIFMRWWTAYQTAFLHRGSDPTTAHWRALMALERLIAQQASVVGYGYAFGVLGWISLLCLPLVLFLRRGNAPDRNPASGG from the coding sequence GTGGCCGCAGTCGCAACGGCCGCAGGCGGCGACCGCCTGGCACATCCCGGAAAGTGGGTAGTCGCCGCCTCGGTCCTCTCGGGGTCGATGATGGCATCGATCGACACCAGCGTGGTCACGGTGTCGCTCGCGCACATTCAATCGGCATACGGGGTCACGACGCACGAGGTGGCGTGGATCACGACCTCGTACCTCATCACGCTGGTCATCACGATGCCGCTGACCGCGTGGGTGTCGTCGATCCTCGGCCGGAAGCGCATGTTCCTGGCCGCCATCAGCATCTTCACCGGCGCGTCGCTGATGTGCGGCCTCTCCCGGACGTTGGGCGCCCTGATCACGTTCCGGGTGCTGCAGGGGCTCGGCGGGGGTGCGCTTCAACCTACGGCCCAGGCGATCATGCGCGAGACGTTCCCCGTGGAAGAACAGGGACAGGCAATGGCCTTCTACGGCATGATCGTGCTGTTGGGGCCGGCGGTGGGACCGACCCTCGGCGGATGGATCACCGAAACGCTCTCCTGGCCGTGGATCTTCTTCGTGAACATCCCGGTGGGCATCGCGGGCCTCCTCCTCGGCACCCAGTTCATCGTCGACCCTCCGTACATGCGCGGGCGCGGGCTCCGGAAGTTGGACGGGGTCGGGATCGGCCTCATGGCAATCGGGCTGGCGGCGATGCAGATCGTCCTCGAGCAGGGAGAACAGAACGGGTGGTTTCAGAGCGGGTTCATCGTGGCGCTGTCGGCGGTCGCGGTCGTGGCCCTCACCGCGTTTATCCTGTGGGAGCTGCGCGTCCCCGAGCCGGCGGTCAACCTTCGGATTCTTCGAAACGTGTCGTTTGCCGCCGGCACGTTCATCGGCGGGATCGTGAGCCTGACGAGATTCGGGAGCCTGATCCTCCTCCCGTTGTTCCTGCAGAACGTCCTCGGCTATAGCCCGACGCGATCCGGCCTGACCGTGATGCCGCGGGCGCTCACGATGGTACTCGCGATGCCCATCCTGGGGGCGCTCTACAATTCGGTCGGCGTCTACGTGATGCTCACGATCGGCATCGTCCTCAGCGCGGTCTCGTGCTTCGAGATGGCCTTCTTCAACCTCGGCAGCGGCTCGGCGCAGCTGCTGTTGCCGCAGTTCATCCAGGGCCTTGGCTCGGCGTTCGTGTTTGTTTCGCTCACGACGACGTCGCTGTCGACGATCCCCCGCGCACAGATGCAGAGCGCCACGGGGATGAACAGCTTGCTGCGCCAGCTCGGCAGCAGTTTCGGCACGGCGATCGCGATCACGCTCGTGGATCACCGGACCACGACCGCGAGCGTGAACCTCGTCCGCTACGCGTCGATCTCCAATCCCATCTTCATGCGGTGGTGGACCGCCTACCAGACGGCGTTCCTGCACCGCGGGAGCGACCCCACGACCGCGCACTGGCGGGCGCTGATGGCGCTGGAGCGTCTCATCGCTCAGCAGGCCTCCGTTGTCGGTTACGGATACGCGTTTGGGGTCTTGGGCTGGATCTCCCTGCTCTGCCTGCCGCTTGTCCTATTCCTGCGCCGCGGGAACGCCCCGGACCGGAACCCCGCGTCGGGCGGGTGA
- a CDS encoding trypsin-like peptidase domain-containing protein — protein MRGALIVAVICLVAGSPVLAQSTPAADLLRGITAEIHVENASRGQQGLCQGFVAGVSDNAAYVVTAKHCIDDLASTPISSATSMDQLGVTIQVAYANGTDGDVERLAGADTSDVVVLLVSYTDVPTAFADCAACQVYRSFGRDQRIPVLSMLSAGGGPPVVSSGIVFSDESGEYTVVLPTSPGTSGSAVIDLEGNLVGIVVSVATVRGATAGFTAGIVPGGAIEDLLRSVISRFGGTTAPPTNAAPPTPPALAPGAARTWSGEWTSQQGAERGSITASLSQRGPTVLGTAMLTGTACYPALQLLGSSGGDTGASTYSLTGYSDGVARISFSLRVTGNDVSGTYVALQSGTPCDGDRGSVSGTVQ, from the coding sequence ATGCGCGGGGCATTGATCGTTGCCGTGATCTGTCTTGTCGCCGGATCGCCGGTGTTGGCCCAGTCCACGCCGGCCGCCGACCTGCTGCGAGGAATCACCGCGGAGATCCACGTCGAGAACGCAAGCCGGGGGCAGCAAGGACTCTGCCAGGGCTTCGTCGCCGGCGTGAGCGACAACGCCGCGTACGTGGTCACCGCGAAGCACTGCATCGACGATCTCGCCTCGACGCCCATTTCGTCCGCGACGTCGATGGACCAGCTGGGTGTCACCATTCAGGTGGCGTACGCAAATGGCACGGACGGCGACGTCGAACGGCTCGCGGGGGCGGACACATCGGACGTCGTCGTCCTGCTCGTCTCGTACACGGACGTCCCGACGGCCTTTGCGGATTGCGCGGCGTGCCAAGTCTACCGCAGCTTCGGGCGCGACCAGCGGATCCCCGTCCTCTCGATGTTGTCCGCGGGCGGCGGCCCTCCCGTCGTGTCCTCCGGGATCGTCTTCTCCGATGAGTCCGGGGAGTACACGGTGGTCCTGCCGACCTCGCCGGGCACCAGCGGCTCCGCGGTGATCGATCTCGAAGGCAACCTGGTCGGCATCGTGGTGAGCGTCGCCACGGTGCGCGGCGCCACCGCGGGATTCACCGCCGGCATCGTCCCCGGCGGCGCGATCGAGGACCTCCTCCGATCTGTGATCTCTCGCTTCGGCGGGACAACCGCGCCGCCAACCAACGCCGCCCCTCCCACACCACCGGCACTGGCTCCCGGCGCGGCGCGGACGTGGTCCGGCGAGTGGACGAGCCAGCAGGGAGCCGAGCGCGGGTCCATCACCGCGTCGCTGTCTCAGCGGGGACCGACCGTGCTCGGAACCGCGATGCTGACGGGCACGGCCTGCTACCCTGCGCTGCAACTCCTCGGATCGTCCGGAGGGGACACGGGCGCCAGCACGTACTCGCTCACCGGGTACAGCGACGGCGTCGCGCGCATCAGCTTTTCGTTAAGGGTGACCGGAAACGACGTGTCGGGGACGTACGTGGCACTGCAGTCCGGCACTCCCTGTGACGGCGATCGCGGTTCGGTCTCCGGAACCGTCCAATAG